AAGGGATTCTATTAAGATGCTGATAAATATCGTATTCATTTGCAAAAGGGTTTGAACGTTCATCATTGACCACCTCCCGTAAAGCTGACTTAACCATATTAGGTTCGTGATGAATGGAAGTCAATTTTTTATTACTGGAGAAATCGACTAAAAGTTGAATGAACATGAAGTTATAGACAAAACCGAATGGGGTTGGACATTTAATGAAAAAAAGGCATATTGGAAGGTAGGTTCAAATATATGAAAGTGTACTAAGGTTAATCCGTTATTGAATGACAAAGTCATTCGTGGAGCTGACGAGTTGGAGATAAGGGTGAACCGAATTTAAACTCAGGGGTTTGACGTTTCAATGTCGTGAGTGCGATGTGCCAGCCTTTCATACATTATTATTGAGAGCGTGTTTTAGTGGCTATTGAAACACGCTCTTTTGTTTGATTGAATTCAGACGATTAATCTGGTTAAGTTGCTTCGTCACTGTCCCCGTCAATCTGAGGTTTTAATTCCTCCTTAAGACCAGCCACATATACAGGACCAAAGTACGATATCTTTATTAAAGTTGAAGCCATTTCTTGAGGAGGCTGCTGCATGCCGTTTTCCAACCAGTATTGAATGACACCGAGATGGGCAGAAGTGACATATGCCATCAGGTGCTCAATTGGAACTAAGAGTGGCTCATGGTTCAGGTTTTTCATCGCTTTTTCAAGAAAGTTGGTTCTCATAAATTGTTTTATTCTCACTTGAAAAGCAGGATCTCCTTTTGGTCCTAGTATTAATTTCATGAATTGGGCATTTTCTTCTATATACTCAAATAACTTCACTAAAGGTATCGGTTCGTTTAGTAATTGAGAATCAACAAGCATTTTTGGTTTCAATTCTTTGAAGAATTCTTTCATTTCCTTAATGATCTCTTCTTCACTCTTTTTCAATAAATCGTATTTATCCTGATAATGTAAATAAAAAGTTCCTCGATTAATATCAGCCTTTTCCGTTAAATCTCTGACCGTAATTCGTTCAAATCCCTTTTCTTCCATTAAATGTGTGAGGGCGTCTCGTATCATTCTTTTAGTCCGGATTATGCGTCTATCCGTTTTTTGATCAGTCATGGGCAATCGACCAACTTTCTTTCTTTCTTTTTTTAATAATAATGAACAATACATGACTTTGTGTTAAGTAATGGACGTAACCTTCCATATTGTTTATTGCGTAAATCACTTATTTAATTATAATTTACATAGTGATAATAAAACAACACTGTGTGCATTTCTTATTAAGCCTGGAGTGCTGGATGTTAAAGAAAAGGAAAAAGGAGATAGATTGATGAAAATGGTAAAAAATAAAATGGTGTTTTTAGCACCGATAATTGCATTGGCAGTCGTTCTTATATTTAGCCTTACATTGATTCCGTCCGTGAATCCAACGCCAAAAAACCTGCCCATTGCTTTTGTCAATGAAGATCAAGGAGTGACACTGCCTAATCAAACAAAGGTAAATATGGGTGGGAAGATGGCTGAGATGATCAAAACTTCAGCTGAACCTAAATCAGGTGAAGAACCCATTGTGGATTGGGTTACCGTAAAAAGCTATAAAGAAGTTAAGCAAGGTTTAGACGAGCGGAAATATTACGCGGCCTTGGTCATTCCAAAAGACTTCAGTCAAAAGCAGGCATCCCTTCAGACTCCAAAGCCTTCATCACCTGAAGTTCAAATTTTCGTGAACCAAGGTATGAACACGATGGCATCTACTCTTGCGGGACAAATGCTAAATGGAATCGTAGACAATATGAATACGACTATCCGTAACCAGCTACTGACAGGACTTGAAAAACAAGGTGGTATGATAACGACTAAGCAAGCTGCTGCATTGGCATCACCGATTACGAAAAATGTAACCAATGTAAATGAAACGGGGACACATAGCGCCAATGGGAATGCTCCTGTGTCGCTATTCCAGCCGCTTTGGATGGCATGCATAGCTGGTGCCGCTTTTCTTACGATAATGCTCAATAAACTTCCCTTTGCAAGCCGGAGAGAAAAATTCGCCAATCAATCGGTACAGGTGCTTATAGGGGCTGTGATCGCCATTTTGGTAGGCTTTGGATTGACGTGGATGGCTGATGCAGTCGGGATGCATATTCCCGATTTCACTAGCATCGCTTGGTTCCTATCCATTGCTTATTTCAGCTTCTTCTTAATGATTTCGGCTGCTTTGTCTTGGTTGGGAATGAAGGGATTGCCCCTGTTCGTCATTATCTTATTCTTTGGAGCGCCGTTATTGTCGATGGCCCCAGAACTAATGTCTTCTTTTTACAATAATTGGGTCTATTCCTGGCTACCGATGCGATTCCTTGTTGATGGATTGCGTGAGTTATTTTTCTTTGACAAAGGGCTAAGCTGGAATCATCCTACAGCTGTATTAGTAGGAATAGGCATAGGTGGTCTTGCGGTTTTGTTGGCTTCTGCCCTAAAACCGGGAACAAAAAAAGAAGGAGAGTCGCAAACAGAAATGTAAGGCTGTTAAATGGGCATTATAAAAAGGTTTCGGAATGGTTTGCCTTCCGAAGCCTTTTAAATTTTTCATTGAGCCTGAAACAGGTGAGGAGACGTTGCACATAGCCATAATGCTGGCGAGAATGAGGGGGTGAGGCTTTCATAATCTCATGATTATCAGTAAAATCCTGACGTTCATTATGGGAAGAATAAAGAGAAATTAAAAAAACCCCTTATAGGGGCTTTTTAATGGTCAGAACCGATAGGGCATTGGAGAGTGCCAAGAGTTTGGGGGACAAGGATGTGGAGGGCAAGGATTATGCGGCACTCCACAAATGAGGTTTTGCGTACAGCACTCATTCACTACAGATTGAGTATGCGGAAAATAATGTTTATACGTGTTGATATGTTTGTTCACCGTTTTCGTATGCGATGGATGGATTACAGGTATTACCGTGTTGGAGACATTTGTATTAACGTACTGCTTCGTTGGTGAAACCTGCGGTGGGTCATATTGAGTAGGACTGACATTTGGCGGACAATATTGCGGTGGACAATTTTGTGGCGGGCATTGCCCCCAGCTTGCTGGCTGCCATGAGTTGTTATTTTTCATTTCTAAACCTCCCATTTATATTAAGTCAAGGTTATTTTATGCGACTTAATCGAAAATGAACTAATGTGGATGCCTATTTTCTATACAGAATCACTAGTATGTATTACTGGCACAGCAAAATAAAATAGTAAGGACCATGTGAGAGATATTAAAAGCGAAGGTAAGGGCTGCGGATGAATTCCCTATATTGTCCCAAAATGGACGTAAGACCAAAAAAAAACAGTAAGAGCTTACATGAAGTGGAATGGAAGCATTAGGAAGTCATATCCTTTGACTGTGGAACTTTATCAGTGATACGCTTATTTTTCGATAGTACGTATTTATAAATCAAGGAGGAACGAATGATGACACAATCCAAACAACAAAAAATCACCCTGGCCAACCGTCCAAAAGGTATGCCCACGAAAGAAGATTTTAAATTTGTGGAGAGTGAAGTTCCCACACCAAACGGTCAGGAGATTTTAGTACGGACGCTATACTTATCGGTAGATCCCTACATGCGGGGAAGAATGCAAGATACCAAATCATATATTGCTCCATTTGAATTGAATAAGCCGATCACTGGCGGGGTTGTGGCCGAAGTGGTAGAGTCTAAATCGGATTCCTTCAAAAAGGGCGATGTGGTTGTTGGCAATATCGATTGGGCGGAATACACAGTCGTCACAGAAAAGGAAATTCGCGTGATCGATCCAAAGGTTGCTCCCGTCACAACCCATTTGGGGATTCTTGGTATGACTGGGTTGACAGCTTACTTCGGTTTGCTGGATATCGGTAAACCAAAAGAAGGTGAAACAGTCGTGGTTTCCGGAGCGGCAGGGGCCGTTGGTTCAGCTGTTGGACAAATTGCCAAGATTAAAGGTGCAAAGGTTGTCGGTATCGCTGGATCAGATGAAAAACTAGAGTACTTAACGAAAGAGCTGGGCTTCGATGGAGCCGTTAACTATAAAAAAGATAGTTTTGTGGATGATTTGAAAAAGGCAGTTCCTGATGGAGTCGATGTTTATTTCGATAATGTGGGCGGAGACGTGACAGATGCCGTTTTCACGCTATTGAATACAAATGCCAGGATCCCTTTATGCGGGGCCATCTCCTCTTATAATGCAGAAGGAAAAGATGTAGGGCCTCGTCTGCAATCGGCCATGATCAAAACAAGTGCTACTATGAAGGGCTTCACGGTCGGAAATTATGCTTCGCGATTCAAAGAAGGTGCGACCGATCTAGGGAAATGGCTTCAAGAAGGAAAACTGAAGTATGAGGAAACGATTATTGAAGGGTTTGAAAACACACCTGACGCATTTCTAGGTTTGTTTAAAGGTACGAATCTCGGTAAGCAGCTTGTAAAAGTCGCGGAGCCCATGTTCGCTCAGCTTTAAATTTCCAATGAGGCAAGCCAAAACGGCCTTCTTTCGATATCCGTTCGAAAGAAGGCCGTTTTCTTTAACAGGCTTTAAATTAGAAAAGACTGTAAAAATGCCAATTTTCAGTATAAAATGTACATATATACAGAAAGGTGATGAAGCATGTCAAACGTTGCTAAGTTTCGTGATTTTTTAACTAGTGAGAAAATCTACATGAATGAATTGAATGAAGATGGCACGACCTTTTTTAGAGCGGAGCAAAAGCTGAAGGATGGGTGGAAGGTCCTGCTAGTATTTGCATTCAATCAAGATGAAAATGTGGCCGACTTATTTTGCTTCAATGTCGCCGAGTTGAAGAATCCGGATAAGAAACAGTATGTACATACTTTGTTAAATGAATATAATGCGAACTTCAGGTATTCAAAGCTGTATGAAGAAAAAGGGACCATCTCCATTCGTTATTCATATTCGATTGAAGGTGAGTTCATCCCAGACCTTGCATTCAGGAAATTAATCATGCTGCTTGAAACGGCGCAACAAGTATACCCGCGGTTAATGGAAGTGATTTGGTCTTAAGTTTAATGGAGATGGTTAAAAAAGTTCGCTGTTTCAGGGGACTTTTTATCATCTTTACTAGAGTCAATGAATATAGTATCGTAATCTACCATTAATTTTAATATTTTTTAAAAGAACTATTGCATTTGTTCGCATTACGCTATATAATTAATTTTGTTGGTGATTCGACAAAGTTCTACAAACATGCGGGTGTAGTTTAGTGGTAAAACCTCAGCCTTCCAAGCTGATGATGAGGGTTCGATTCCCTTCACCCGCTCCAATACATACTCATAACGTAGGGTTTCGTTACCTGGAGAACGAAGCTTTGCGTTTAAATAATTTCATGGGAATTCTACTGTTTACAGTGGGATTTTTTTATTGTCCCTGCAAGAATAGATTCCAGTGATGGTGACCCAAAAACCCCCTTCCGATAACGGCAGGGGTTATGTCTGTTGAATCTTGGTTATCCTTCTAAAATTGAGTAAGTTCCTTCACCACCATGAATTTCAAGGAACATGTCCATCAAGGATTTGGTAAGCTGCTGGGCTTCCTTGACCGGTGTCTTCGTTTGTAAATAAATGATTTGGATCGCACTTTTCGTTTCTTCGGTTACTTTCGTTCGTTCTGAATCGACGTAGGGGCTGCCGAATGGTCCGTCGTGGTCGGCTGAAACAATCATATTTTCCAATGAATTAAAGCGGCCGTTCAAACCGACATAGCCATCGGTATCCTTGCCAAGCTTAATCGCGATTTCACCTTTTAATTTATCCGCATCATAAATACCGATTGGAACCTCATATAAAAGGGAAAAAAAGTTATTTAAATCGGTGGCGGAGTGGATGGGCGCCAAATAATTCTGTTTTTTAATGCGACGGTATAGGGCTTCCACGGAAGGGCGATAACGTGAGGGGTTGGCTCCCGTCGCCTTGAAAATCGCTCGCCACTCTTTAATGCCGGAAAAATCGGTAAATTCCTTTTCTTCAAGGTCGAAGAAGAGAGCCTCCTGAAATAATTGCAGTCTCCCTTTCACCATTTGTGGCGAGGGTCCTACTTCGATGTTGTCATAAATGATGATCCCTACTTTGAGTCCAGGGATTTTATCGCTTAGATCAGTGGATATGTTAATTTCCAAGCGTTTCACCTCCAAAAATGATTGAAATTAGTTTATCATAGATAGCAATGGTTTGAAATGAATGCAAGCTTCGGCGGAAATACTGAAATGAACGTAGGTGATAATCATGGATATGAATACATTCAAGCAAGAAGTGATTATATATAGTAAAAAGATCGGCATCGATAAAATCGGTTTTGCATCGGCTACGACTTTTACCGAGTTGAGAAGTCGGCTTATTCGTCAACAAGAGCTGAATTATCAGTCCGGGTTTGAGGAACCGGACATTGAAAAAAGGGTCAGGCCGGAATTGATATTCGATAAGCCGCAATCCATCATTTCGATTGCATTGGCATATCCTTCGAAATTGAAAAATGCTCCGCAAAGCAAAAAAGGTGAACGGCGGGGGATTTTTTGCCGGGCTTCCTGGGGAACGGATTATCATGCCGTGCTTCGAAAAAAATTGCAGTTACTTGAGGATTTCATTACGGACAAAGCGCCAGGGGCGATTTCCAAGTCGATGGTTGATACGGGTGAATTATCCGATCGGGCAGTGGCGGAGCGGGCAGGGGTTGGCTGGAGTGCAAAAAATAGCATGATCATCACACCGGAATTCGGCTCTTATGTTTATCTAGGAGACTTGATTACCAATCTGCCCTTTGAGCCTGATCAACCGATGGAGGATCAATGCGGGACATGCAATAAATGTGTCGATGTTTGTCCAACAGGTGCGCTCGTTCAGGGCGGACAGCTTAATGCCAAGCGCTGCATTGCCTTTTTAACACAGACGAAGGGGTTCCTGCCGGACGAATTCAGGACGAAAATAGGCAATCGTTTGTATGGATGCGACACTTGCCAAACTGTCTGTCCAAAAAACAAAGGAATCGATTTTCATTTACATGAAGAGATGGAGCCTGACCCGGAATTGGCCAAGCCGCTGTTGAAACCGCTGCTTACCATTTCAAATCGGGATTTCAAAGAGACTTATGGACATGTATCTGGTTCTTGGCGTGGTAAAAAACCCATTCAAAGAAATGCGATTTTAGCACTGGCACACTTCAAGGATGTAACGGCATTGCCCTTATTGGTCAAGGTCATGAAGGAAGATCCGCGTCCAGTCATACGTGGAACGGCAGCATGGGCTGTGGGGAAAATTGGCCGCCATGAGGCTGTTTCCGTGCTGGAAGAAGCAAGAATGAAGGAAACGGATGAAGAGGTTCTGGAGGAAATCGAGAAGGGCCTGCAGTTTACCTTGGAAACGCAATGATATGTATGATGAAGCCGTCCTGCTCCTAGGGCGGCATTTTTTTTGCCTTAATGCTGAACGATTAGGAATTTGTGTTTTGTCCATGCCCTCATACATACACATTATCATAGACGGTAAGAAGGAGGGCATGAACTTGAGGGATCAATTGCAACGCCTTTTACAGGAAAGGATTGAGTTTTATACTTCCGATAACCAGGAACGGAGTGAACGGAAATCCCATCTGAAAAAGGAATTGATGAGGACCCGTGAGGCGGAAATTGTCAGGGTGAATGCTGCAGGTAAGGTTCAATCGAGCAAAAAGGAGGACACTGATACAGTGCTGACTTATCAAGTGCATCTGCAGTATTTATTGAAACAGGAGGATTCATTTTATATAGAAGAAGAAATGGAAGAAAGGGAGGCAAGGTTTCGAAATGGGTATCTAGTCGATGAGCGTGAACTGGTTCCGAATTTGGAAACGGAAGCGGAGCCCCAAACATGGGATGCTGGGGCAGAGCGTCTTGCTTATAAGTATGAGCGGATGAAAGCAGTTCAATATGCAGAACGTTGGTGGAATGAATTCAACCCCGAGTATTATAAATTCACTGACGACTGCACGAATTTCATTTCACAATGTTTACATGCGGGAGGAATTCCGATGTGGGGGACCCCGAACAAAAATAAGGGCTGGTGGATCAGAGGAAAAAGCTGGAGTTACACGTGGACGACGGCACATTCTTTATATCATCTGCTTAAAGCGGGTAATGGCATCAGGACGAAGCAAGTGGGGTCGGCGCAGGAACTGAATTTGGGTGATATCCTTTGCATCGATTTCGAAGGGGACGGCCGGTTCGATCATAACTTGATCGTGACGGCGAAGGATCAGGAGGGCATGCCGCTTGTTAACGCCCATACGATGAACAGCCGCCACAGGTATTGGACGTATGAGGACTCGACTAGATATACACCGAACATCGTGTATAAATTCTTTGTGATTTTGGATGGAAGCTGATTGATTTTTAGTCTTTTTTGTTTAATGGTATAATTAAGGCGAAGTTTAAACTAGAGGTGAAAATGAAGTGGCCATACATGTAGTTTTATATCAACCACAGATTCCAGCAAATACAGGCAATATCGCAAGAACTTGTGCAGGGACGGATACGTCCTTACATCTGATTCGCCCGCTTGGTTTTTCGACCGATGACAAGCAGCTCAAACGGGCGGGACTGGATTATTGGGAGAATGTGAAGATCCATTATTATGATTCTTTGGAAGAGTTCTTTGAAAAAAATGCCGGCGGCGAATTTTATTATTTGACGAAATTCGGGGAACAGCCGCACTCAAGCTTTGATTACAGTAACCTGGACAGTGAAATATTCTTCATTTTTGGCCGGGAAACGACAGGGCTTCCGAAAGATCTGATCCATGAGAATATGGACCGGTGCCTGCGGATTCCAATGACGGATAAAGTACGTTCCCTGAATTTATCGAATACAGCGGCCATCTTGGTCTATGAAGCATTGAGGCAGCAAAATTACCGTGAATTGGATTTGAAAACAAAAGGCTGAATGTCACCGCCATCCATCATCGGGGAATGGTAACTCCCATGGTGGATGTTTTTTTTACATATTGATAAAAGGGGTGGTAGCATTGAATACTATTATTGAGAAGATTCTGGATCATCGTTCCATTCGTTCTTTTGAGGACAGGCCATTGACGGAGGAGCAAATCCAGACGATTGTGGAGTGTGCCCAGGCTGCATCCACATCCAGTTATATTCAAGCGTATTCCATCATCGGAGTGACCGATCCGGAAAAGAAGACCAAGCTTGCTGAACTTGCAGGACCTCAATCTTATGTCGAGAAGAACGGACACCTTTTCGTCTTTTGCGCCGATTTATATCGGCAGGATATCGTTTCCGAGATGGAAGGGACGGATGTGACTGAATCGCTCGAAAGTACCGAAAAATTCATGGTTGCTTGCATCGATGCTGCCCTGGCTGCCCAAAATGCAGCATTGGCGGCCGAATCGATGGATCTTGGCATTTGCTATATCGGCGGCATCCGTAATGATCTTCAAGCAGTGTCGCGGATTTTGAATATACCGCATCGGATCATCCCTTTATTTGCACTTGTTGTCGGCCATCCAAAGAACAGATCTGATAAAAAGCCGCGTTTGCCGAAGTCCAATATCTATCACGAAAATGGCTATCAAGAGGATAAGCAGGAGTACATCGAACAGCTTGAAGCTTATAACGAAACGATTTCCGATTATTACGATCAAAGGACTAAAGGGAAGCGTAAAGATACCTGGACAGGGCAGATGGCGGATATGCTTGAAAAGAAAAGCCGATTATATATGAAAGATTACGTGGAGAAGCAAGGATTCAAAAAACATTAAGTGATCAATAAGTCCTGGACTGGTTAGTCTTGCCTGTTTAATAAGTTAGTGATCCATGTATATGAAAATCGCTTGATTCAATCCAGAAAGATCCCGGAATTTTCCTGGATCTTTCTGTTTTTGTGGGTTAATTGGTAAAAAAAGTTTCAGTATATATAGCCTCTTAAACTTTCTTCTTGAATACCCATGAAATGCTATTGACAATATATTTGGATAGAATTATAGTAATTAAGTAATGGATAATGATAATCATTTTCACTTGTATTTTTACTTACCTATTTTTCAGTAAATGGAGGTTGAAATAATGGTTCGCCTATATACAGAGGAATTGAACATTGGGTATGGTGAACGTTTAATTGTAAAAGATCTCAGTGTGGAAATTCCAGATAAAA
This genomic stretch from Peribacillus muralis harbors:
- a CDS encoding TetR/AcrR family transcriptional regulator, coding for MTDQKTDRRIIRTKRMIRDALTHLMEEKGFERITVRDLTEKADINRGTFYLHYQDKYDLLKKSEEEIIKEMKEFFKELKPKMLVDSQLLNEPIPLVKLFEYIEENAQFMKLILGPKGDPAFQVRIKQFMRTNFLEKAMKNLNHEPLLVPIEHLMAYVTSAHLGVIQYWLENGMQQPPQEMASTLIKISYFGPVYVAGLKEELKPQIDGDSDEAT
- a CDS encoding YhgE/Pip domain-containing protein, yielding MVKNKMVFLAPIIALAVVLIFSLTLIPSVNPTPKNLPIAFVNEDQGVTLPNQTKVNMGGKMAEMIKTSAEPKSGEEPIVDWVTVKSYKEVKQGLDERKYYAALVIPKDFSQKQASLQTPKPSSPEVQIFVNQGMNTMASTLAGQMLNGIVDNMNTTIRNQLLTGLEKQGGMITTKQAAALASPITKNVTNVNETGTHSANGNAPVSLFQPLWMACIAGAAFLTIMLNKLPFASRREKFANQSVQVLIGAVIAILVGFGLTWMADAVGMHIPDFTSIAWFLSIAYFSFFLMISAALSWLGMKGLPLFVIILFFGAPLLSMAPELMSSFYNNWVYSWLPMRFLVDGLRELFFFDKGLSWNHPTAVLVGIGIGGLAVLLASALKPGTKKEGESQTEM
- a CDS encoding NADP-dependent oxidoreductase; protein product: MTQSKQQKITLANRPKGMPTKEDFKFVESEVPTPNGQEILVRTLYLSVDPYMRGRMQDTKSYIAPFELNKPITGGVVAEVVESKSDSFKKGDVVVGNIDWAEYTVVTEKEIRVIDPKVAPVTTHLGILGMTGLTAYFGLLDIGKPKEGETVVVSGAAGAVGSAVGQIAKIKGAKVVGIAGSDEKLEYLTKELGFDGAVNYKKDSFVDDLKKAVPDGVDVYFDNVGGDVTDAVFTLLNTNARIPLCGAISSYNAEGKDVGPRLQSAMIKTSATMKGFTVGNYASRFKEGATDLGKWLQEGKLKYEETIIEGFENTPDAFLGLFKGTNLGKQLVKVAEPMFAQL
- a CDS encoding YbjN domain-containing protein; the encoded protein is MSNVAKFRDFLTSEKIYMNELNEDGTTFFRAEQKLKDGWKVLLVFAFNQDENVADLFCFNVAELKNPDKKQYVHTLLNEYNANFRYSKLYEEKGTISIRYSYSIEGEFIPDLAFRKLIMLLETAQQVYPRLMEVIWS
- a CDS encoding B3/B4 domain-containing protein — its product is MEINISTDLSDKIPGLKVGIIIYDNIEVGPSPQMVKGRLQLFQEALFFDLEEKEFTDFSGIKEWRAIFKATGANPSRYRPSVEALYRRIKKQNYLAPIHSATDLNNFFSLLYEVPIGIYDADKLKGEIAIKLGKDTDGYVGLNGRFNSLENMIVSADHDGPFGSPYVDSERTKVTEETKSAIQIIYLQTKTPVKEAQQLTKSLMDMFLEIHGGEGTYSILEG
- the queG gene encoding tRNA epoxyqueuosine(34) reductase QueG; translation: MDMNTFKQEVIIYSKKIGIDKIGFASATTFTELRSRLIRQQELNYQSGFEEPDIEKRVRPELIFDKPQSIISIALAYPSKLKNAPQSKKGERRGIFCRASWGTDYHAVLRKKLQLLEDFITDKAPGAISKSMVDTGELSDRAVAERAGVGWSAKNSMIITPEFGSYVYLGDLITNLPFEPDQPMEDQCGTCNKCVDVCPTGALVQGGQLNAKRCIAFLTQTKGFLPDEFRTKIGNRLYGCDTCQTVCPKNKGIDFHLHEEMEPDPELAKPLLKPLLTISNRDFKETYGHVSGSWRGKKPIQRNAILALAHFKDVTALPLLVKVMKEDPRPVIRGTAAWAVGKIGRHEAVSVLEEARMKETDEEVLEEIEKGLQFTLETQ
- a CDS encoding amidase domain-containing protein, translated to MRDQLQRLLQERIEFYTSDNQERSERKSHLKKELMRTREAEIVRVNAAGKVQSSKKEDTDTVLTYQVHLQYLLKQEDSFYIEEEMEEREARFRNGYLVDERELVPNLETEAEPQTWDAGAERLAYKYERMKAVQYAERWWNEFNPEYYKFTDDCTNFISQCLHAGGIPMWGTPNKNKGWWIRGKSWSYTWTTAHSLYHLLKAGNGIRTKQVGSAQELNLGDILCIDFEGDGRFDHNLIVTAKDQEGMPLVNAHTMNSRHRYWTYEDSTRYTPNIVYKFFVILDGS
- the trmL gene encoding tRNA (uridine(34)/cytosine(34)/5-carboxymethylaminomethyluridine(34)-2'-O)-methyltransferase TrmL; translated protein: MAIHVVLYQPQIPANTGNIARTCAGTDTSLHLIRPLGFSTDDKQLKRAGLDYWENVKIHYYDSLEEFFEKNAGGEFYYLTKFGEQPHSSFDYSNLDSEIFFIFGRETTGLPKDLIHENMDRCLRIPMTDKVRSLNLSNTAAILVYEALRQQNYRELDLKTKG
- the nfsA gene encoding oxygen-insensitive NADPH nitroreductase — its product is MNTIIEKILDHRSIRSFEDRPLTEEQIQTIVECAQAASTSSYIQAYSIIGVTDPEKKTKLAELAGPQSYVEKNGHLFVFCADLYRQDIVSEMEGTDVTESLESTEKFMVACIDAALAAQNAALAAESMDLGICYIGGIRNDLQAVSRILNIPHRIIPLFALVVGHPKNRSDKKPRLPKSNIYHENGYQEDKQEYIEQLEAYNETISDYYDQRTKGKRKDTWTGQMADMLEKKSRLYMKDYVEKQGFKKH